A genome region from Deltaproteobacteria bacterium includes the following:
- a CDS encoding ribbon-helix-helix protein, CopG family, whose amino-acid sequence MNNNESPKERTTIYLSPEISKLLRQAAKDEDRSMTKQIERILKDWLIEKSYLKK is encoded by the coding sequence ATGAATAATAATGAATCCCCAAAAGAAAGAACGACCATTTACCTGTCGCCCGAAATCTCAAAACTTCTTAGGCAAGCCGCTAAAGATGAGGACCGTTCTATGACGAAACAAATAGAGCGTATCCTTAAAGACTGGCTAATTGAAAAAAGTTATTTGAAGAAATAA
- a CDS encoding low molecular weight phosphatase family protein: protein MIKSPQNILFICYGNMCRSPMAEGLAKKILDGRAHVESAGISPSRNRATNETIEVMKDEFSIDISNHRPRAVTDIDVTPFDTLIALDAYVYSYLKRDQRIDPEKLIQWNIHDPYRSSIEVYRECAFHIRRCVEGLVKG from the coding sequence ATGATTAAATCACCTCAAAATATCCTCTTCATCTGTTACGGCAATATGTGCCGAAGCCCTATGGCGGAAGGGCTGGCAAAAAAGATTCTTGACGGCAGGGCACATGTAGAAAGCGCCGGTATTTCCCCAAGCAGAAACAGGGCGACCAATGAAACCATTGAGGTAATGAAAGATGAATTCAGTATCGATATTTCAAACCATCGACCACGGGCCGTCACGGACATAGACGTTACGCCCTTTGATACCCTCATTGCCCTTGACGCTTATGTTTACAGTTATTTAAAAAGAGACCAAAGAATTGATCCTGAAAAGCTGATCCAGTGGAATATCCATGATCCCTACAGGAGCAGTATTGAGGTATACAGGGAGTGTGCCTTTCATATTCGGAGGTGTGTGGAGGGCTTGGTTAAGGGATAA
- a CDS encoding methyl-accepting chemotaxis protein has translation MKRGKILTVGLVIFFFMIPLTSFAGGGKGDHQAGALHTNVEVEKISLADKDTMSILKSDWLKESEHHIEAVKDADLSSTFWTFIAAFAVLGILAFMGSSSGAFKKISLNSKLYTSHGSLALLALVLGVVSFIYVSRMAVYAHEEALFAELDLKASEISNDISSFLLHGIENREYGERRVAAAKAKLAESHDIINELLESGYLDAKQTGQIEKVRADFNDYKKLMDEVTRSYHEIEVDKEELDHLIADVDNALEELSAHHKEELGKLSLSEEILYQTKLIQHIDEMEVASLKLAKNEVAFLLDKNPERIEEMNNQMGLLKGYVHLLENENKNAQEVAKLRKVEKEIDDYEKMLKVVILDEAIIAKDTAQMLELVTEIEDITASLTHEAEAKVMGMEKESELASIILVVIALVAGVLLSVMIARTISRPIDHVVSILNDGTENVSSAAGQVASASQSLAEGATEQAASLEETSSSLEEMSSMVQQNADNAGQAHQLSNVAKDTATKGADSVQKMIEAVNEINKSSEEVSKIIKVIDEIAFQTNLLALNAAVEAARAGEHGKGFAVVAEEVRNLAGRSSEAAKTTAGLIESSTTRAKMGSELASNSGEVLNEIVSNVTKTADLIAEIAAASREQAAGIEQVTKAVTQMDQVTQQNSAFSEETASAGEELSSQAESMKEMVGNLVTLVSGEQDGSNGKVALPQSSLKREASKTSHNNGRNKVLNTVRSISQKGKELRERTTINNSGNGRGTMALNPNDIIPMDEDDFREF, from the coding sequence ATGAAAAGGGGAAAAATATTAACAGTGGGATTAGTCATATTTTTTTTCATGATACCATTAACGTCTTTTGCCGGAGGAGGCAAGGGAGACCATCAGGCAGGAGCGCTTCATACCAATGTTGAGGTTGAAAAGATAAGTCTTGCAGATAAAGACACAATGAGTATTTTAAAGTCCGACTGGCTCAAAGAATCGGAACATCACATAGAGGCAGTTAAGGATGCCGACCTATCAAGTACCTTCTGGACTTTTATAGCCGCTTTTGCTGTTCTCGGGATACTGGCTTTTATGGGATCATCGAGCGGCGCATTCAAAAAAATCAGCTTAAACAGTAAACTTTACACGAGCCACGGCAGTCTTGCTCTTTTAGCCCTTGTTCTCGGCGTGGTCAGTTTCATCTATGTTAGTCGTATGGCTGTTTACGCACATGAAGAAGCCCTCTTTGCAGAGCTCGATTTGAAGGCAAGTGAAATCAGCAACGACATAAGCAGTTTTCTTTTACATGGTATTGAAAACAGGGAATACGGTGAAAGAAGGGTAGCTGCTGCCAAAGCGAAACTTGCCGAAAGCCATGATATTATTAATGAGCTTCTCGAAAGCGGCTACCTTGACGCAAAGCAGACCGGGCAGATAGAAAAAGTCAGGGCCGATTTTAATGATTACAAAAAACTAATGGATGAGGTAACCAGGAGTTATCACGAGATAGAAGTGGATAAGGAAGAGCTGGACCACCTTATTGCCGATGTTGATAATGCCCTTGAGGAGTTGTCTGCCCACCACAAGGAGGAACTTGGCAAATTATCGCTTAGCGAAGAGATTTTATACCAGACAAAGTTGATCCAGCATATTGACGAAATGGAAGTGGCCAGCTTAAAGCTTGCTAAAAATGAAGTAGCGTTTCTTCTCGATAAAAATCCTGAGCGAATTGAAGAAATGAATAATCAGATGGGACTCCTTAAAGGCTACGTTCATCTGCTGGAGAATGAGAACAAAAATGCACAGGAAGTGGCTAAGCTCAGGAAAGTTGAAAAAGAGATTGATGATTATGAGAAGATGCTTAAAGTGGTCATTCTCGATGAAGCCATTATAGCAAAAGACACGGCTCAAATGTTGGAGCTTGTTACCGAGATCGAAGATATTACGGCATCACTGACTCATGAAGCTGAAGCAAAAGTCATGGGTATGGAGAAAGAGTCGGAACTGGCTTCCATTATCCTCGTGGTAATAGCGCTCGTGGCAGGCGTCCTTCTTTCCGTAATGATTGCAAGAACCATTTCCAGGCCCATTGACCACGTCGTATCCATACTCAATGATGGGACGGAGAATGTTTCATCGGCAGCAGGACAGGTAGCTTCTGCCAGCCAATCACTGGCCGAAGGCGCTACAGAGCAGGCGGCATCACTGGAAGAGACCTCATCATCACTGGAAGAGATGTCTTCCATGGTTCAGCAAAATGCGGACAATGCAGGCCAGGCGCATCAGTTGTCAAACGTAGCGAAAGACACGGCAACAAAAGGCGCTGATTCCGTCCAAAAAATGATTGAGGCCGTTAATGAAATAAATAAAAGTTCCGAAGAAGTCTCAAAAATCATTAAAGTGATTGATGAAATTGCATTTCAGACAAACCTTCTGGCACTCAATGCCGCTGTCGAAGCAGCCAGGGCCGGAGAACATGGCAAAGGTTTTGCCGTAGTCGCCGAAGAGGTAAGAAATCTGGCAGGAAGAAGTTCCGAAGCGGCCAAGACAACGGCCGGCCTTATTGAAAGCAGTACAACCAGGGCAAAAATGGGAAGCGAACTGGCTTCAAATTCAGGCGAAGTACTCAATGAAATCGTTTCAAATGTAACGAAAACTGCCGATCTCATTGCCGAAATTGCCGCAGCCTCCAGGGAGCAGGCTGCAGGAATCGAACAGGTAACAAAGGCGGTAACCCAGATGGACCAGGTTACGCAACAAAACTCAGCCTTCTCGGAAGAGACGGCTTCCGCCGGTGAAGAACTCTCATCTCAGGCTGAATCCATGAAAGAAATGGTGGGCAACCTGGTTACTCTTGTAAGCGGGGAGCAAGACGGTTCTAACGGTAAAGTTGCGCTGCCGCAATCTTCTCTTAAAAGAGAGGCAAGCAAAACCTCTCATAACAATGGAAGGAATAAAGTTCTCAATACTGTCCGCAGCATTTCACAGAAAGGGAAAGAATTAAGGGAAAGGACCACGATAAATAATTCCGGCAATGGAAGAGGCACGATGGCTCTAAATCCTAATGATATTATTCCCATGGATGAAGATGATTTCAGGGAGTTTTAA
- a CDS encoding chemotaxis protein CheW, whose amino-acid sequence MAEPMELTSEVTNVPSLTGGKFLTFQLQEEEYGLEILKVREIIGIMAITTVPQTPDHVKGVINLRGEVIPVIDLRLKFRLTEGEYDRRTCIIVVDVRGMLMGIVVDTVSEVIHIDDNCIEEPPSFGIALNTDYILGMGKVGDQVKILLEIDKVLTSAELTEMSKIGR is encoded by the coding sequence ATGGCTGAACCTATGGAGTTGACAAGTGAAGTCACAAACGTACCTTCCTTAACGGGTGGGAAATTTTTGACTTTCCAGCTGCAGGAAGAAGAATATGGCCTTGAAATACTCAAGGTCCGGGAGATTATCGGAATTATGGCGATTACTACGGTTCCACAGACCCCGGACCATGTAAAAGGTGTAATTAATCTGAGAGGAGAGGTTATTCCCGTTATAGACCTTCGTCTTAAATTCCGGCTTACTGAAGGTGAGTATGACCGGAGAACCTGTATTATCGTCGTTGATGTGAGAGGTATGCTCATGGGAATCGTTGTCGATACGGTATCGGAAGTTATTCATATTGATGACAATTGCATCGAAGAGCCCCCCTCTTTCGGCATCGCCCTAAATACGGACTACATCCTGGGGATGGGTAAGGTCGGTGACCAGGTGAAGATTCTTCTGGAAATCGACAAAGTGCTTACATCTGCAGAATTAACGGAAATGAGCAAAATAGGCCGCTAA
- a CDS encoding CAP domain-containing protein, whose amino-acid sequence MYKLLFPTLLLFATSCGTAGHALKLNNDEVKTLIAEHNRVRADVGVGPVSWSATIADYSLAWAGHLAQKGCSMKHRPRRGKWKQQYGENIFMGTAGYYGVAHAVKSWESEKKDYTYGPINEKTWYPTGHYTQVIWKNTKTMGCGKSLCNGNMIVVCNYDPPGNYMGQKPY is encoded by the coding sequence ATGTACAAATTATTATTCCCCACCCTCCTGCTTTTTGCCACAAGCTGCGGCACAGCAGGCCATGCCCTCAAGCTGAATAATGACGAGGTTAAAACCCTCATTGCAGAGCACAACAGGGTCCGCGCAGATGTAGGTGTGGGACCCGTCAGTTGGTCCGCCACAATTGCCGATTATTCCCTGGCCTGGGCCGGGCATCTTGCGCAAAAGGGCTGCTCCATGAAGCACAGGCCACGCAGGGGCAAGTGGAAACAGCAATACGGAGAGAATATCTTCATGGGAACAGCAGGCTATTACGGCGTGGCTCATGCCGTAAAAAGCTGGGAAAGCGAAAAAAAAGATTACACATACGGGCCCATCAATGAAAAGACCTGGTATCCCACGGGGCACTACACGCAGGTCATCTGGAAAAACACGAAGACCATGGGCTGCGGCAAATCCCTGTGCAACGGGAATATGATCGTTGTATGCAACTACGATCCACCGGGAAATTATATGGGGCAAAAACCTTATTGA
- a CDS encoding nucleotidyltransferase has translation MLNSNKVKYVIVGAYALSFYGRPRFTGDIDIFISSAPDNASRMLKVLESFGMGSLGLTQKDFETPGQIIQLGVAPRRIDILTEITGVDFDRAWVNRVEASLEGERIFYLGKEDYITNKKATGRARDLSDIEDLQ, from the coding sequence TTGTTAAACTCAAACAAGGTTAAGTACGTCATCGTCGGCGCTTATGCGCTATCTTTTTACGGCAGACCTCGTTTTACAGGTGATATTGATATATTTATTTCCTCTGCACCGGATAATGCCTCAAGGATGCTTAAAGTCCTTGAATCATTCGGGATGGGCTCACTTGGATTAACACAAAAGGACTTTGAAACACCGGGGCAGATCATACAACTTGGTGTTGCTCCCCGCAGAATTGATATCCTGACAGAAATCACTGGAGTTGATTTCGATAGAGCATGGGTGAATAGGGTGGAGGCATCCCTGGAAGGAGAAAGAATCTTTTATTTAGGTAAGGAAGATTACATTACCAATAAAAAAGCCACCGGGCGGGCGAGAGATTTGTCAGATATTGAAGACCTTCAATAA
- a CDS encoding lipid A deacylase LpxR family protein: MIDKRPLYYKFAPLCFALFLTVLSPDISTALPDAAYISFTLENDLFTTSNRDRHYTNGFRFSLISDTYSDFTEKNSSAGMRKIFGQMDFVREEGYQRWIAYGGGQIISTPEDVAKIVDQPDDLPYAGLLYWFYTMNGEKKKQGESLTLMVGIIGPLSMAEHVQKLAHKVSDSDRPRGWDNQLKNELALNIGYDRRYLLYSHHPRKRWSFDIVGTGALYLGNVITGGNVSFAAVLGKEDSFNPLSIRPDLIGRGTIAANGSRRPGPFVLVGVGTDIYVHSVFLDGNLFRDGPHVDKKPFVHNLFAGFGYNWLDFSAHIGWIDQGKMFDGQDGGLEYGTINFTWRN; the protein is encoded by the coding sequence ATGATTGATAAAAGGCCCCTATATTATAAATTCGCTCCTCTTTGTTTTGCATTATTTCTGACTGTCCTGTCCCCGGACATAAGCACCGCCCTGCCTGATGCGGCTTATATCTCCTTTACTCTCGAAAATGACCTCTTTACGACAAGTAACAGGGACCGGCATTATACCAATGGATTTCGCTTTTCATTGATTTCTGATACTTATTCTGATTTTACTGAAAAAAACAGTTCAGCGGGGATGCGAAAAATCTTTGGTCAAATGGATTTTGTTAGAGAAGAAGGTTATCAGCGATGGATTGCTTATGGCGGAGGACAAATTATTTCCACACCGGAAGACGTTGCCAAAATCGTTGATCAGCCTGATGATCTGCCTTATGCGGGCCTTCTTTACTGGTTTTACACCATGAATGGCGAAAAGAAAAAGCAGGGTGAAAGCCTGACTTTAATGGTTGGTATCATTGGTCCTTTGTCTATGGCGGAGCATGTTCAGAAATTGGCGCACAAGGTTTCCGATAGTGACAGGCCGAGAGGCTGGGATAATCAATTAAAGAATGAACTGGCGCTAAATATCGGTTATGACCGCAGATATCTTCTTTATTCCCACCATCCTCGCAAGCGATGGAGTTTCGATATAGTCGGTACGGGCGCATTATATTTGGGTAATGTTATAACAGGGGGGAATGTCAGTTTTGCCGCTGTGCTCGGAAAAGAGGACAGCTTTAATCCCCTCTCTATACGTCCCGATCTTATTGGACGGGGAACAATTGCAGCAAACGGTTCACGCCGGCCGGGACCCTTTGTTTTGGTTGGGGTCGGTACCGACATCTATGTGCATTCCGTATTTTTGGACGGTAATTTATTTCGTGACGGGCCTCATGTGGATAAAAAGCCCTTTGTCCATAATCTATTTGCAGGTTTCGGGTATAACTGGCTCGATTTCAGCGCTCACATCGGCTGGATTGATCAGGGAAAAATGTTTGACGGTCAGGATGGAGGTTTGGAGTACGGCACTATTAATTTTACCTGGCGAAATTGA
- a CDS encoding NYN domain-containing protein — protein MSTRIVIDGYNLIRQSDQLINLEAISLEEGRMGLIRLLADYKKIKGNLITVVFDGWKSDNIGSSRDKVQGIDIIYSGRGDKADDVIKGMAHELRDKIVVVTSDKDIANHAKKKGAVVISSPEFEMKVRMTVGGDDFSDFGDEEDYEVRSGTKKKGPARRLSKEERRKKSKLNKL, from the coding sequence ATGTCAACAAGGATCGTAATAGACGGCTACAATCTAATTCGCCAGTCTGACCAGCTTATCAACCTGGAGGCTATCTCCCTGGAAGAGGGACGAATGGGGCTTATCAGACTATTGGCTGACTACAAAAAAATTAAGGGCAATCTTATAACCGTTGTCTTCGACGGATGGAAATCGGACAACATCGGCTCTTCACGGGACAAGGTGCAGGGGATAGATATTATTTACAGCGGCAGGGGAGACAAGGCAGATGATGTAATTAAAGGCATGGCTCATGAACTGCGGGACAAGATCGTTGTCGTGACTTCCGATAAAGATATTGCAAATCACGCCAAAAAAAAAGGCGCTGTCGTTATTTCCTCACCTGAGTTTGAGATGAAAGTAAGAATGACTGTCGGCGGTGATGATTTCAGCGATTTTGGCGATGAGGAGGATTATGAAGTCAGATCGGGAACAAAGAAAAAGGGCCCCGCAAGAAGGCTATCCAAAGAAGAACGGAGAAAAAAGAGTAAACTAAATAAATTATAG
- the xseB gene encoding exodeoxyribonuclease VII small subunit yields the protein MAKDNFEKDLKKLEAIVAKLEGGEVPLEESMELFEEGVKLSRLCSERLDRAGKKIEILTKDDKGQIKSEPFQFDE from the coding sequence ATGGCAAAAGATAACTTTGAAAAGGATCTGAAGAAGCTTGAAGCGATAGTTGCAAAACTTGAAGGGGGTGAGGTGCCGCTTGAGGAATCTATGGAACTTTTTGAAGAAGGCGTCAAGCTTTCCCGTCTTTGTTCCGAAAGGCTTGACAGGGCCGGGAAAAAGATAGAAATTCTAACGAAAGATGACAAGGGCCAAATAAAAAGTGAGCCCTTCCAGTTTGATGAATAG
- a CDS encoding polyprenyl synthetase family protein: MNSTVPEKISFNIEKYLKDKKSLAEEAMSGLVPDGKSLTATLYKAMRYSLEAGGKRIRPVLAMAACEAVGGELDRVMPAACALEFIHTYSLIHDDLPAMDDDDYRRGKPTCHKAFDEATAILAGDALLTAAFEVMSRKELFKGVDGDRILDAAHDIAKAAGAAGMVGGQLADMEAEGKMVDLPTLEFIHTHKTGALILASVKAGAKLGGAGGDELASLTKYGTFAGLAFQVADDILDVTASTETLGKDAGSDEARGKATYPALLGLKEARERAAELLDKAVSSLNGFDEKADPLREIARYIVDRKS, translated from the coding sequence ATGAATAGTACTGTGCCGGAAAAAATCAGTTTTAATATAGAAAAATACCTTAAGGACAAAAAAAGCCTTGCTGAAGAGGCCATGTCCGGCCTTGTGCCTGACGGCAAGTCGCTGACGGCTACCTTGTATAAAGCAATGAGGTACAGCCTTGAAGCGGGAGGCAAGCGAATTCGGCCCGTTCTTGCCATGGCCGCCTGTGAGGCTGTCGGTGGAGAACTGGACCGTGTTATGCCGGCGGCCTGTGCCCTGGAATTTATTCATACCTATTCACTCATTCATGACGATCTGCCAGCCATGGATGATGATGACTACAGGCGGGGAAAACCGACCTGCCACAAGGCCTTCGATGAAGCAACGGCCATACTTGCCGGTGATGCGCTGCTCACTGCCGCCTTTGAGGTCATGAGCAGGAAAGAGCTCTTTAAGGGGGTTGATGGCGACAGGATTTTAGATGCCGCCCATGATATTGCCAAAGCTGCCGGCGCCGCAGGTATGGTGGGAGGACAGCTGGCCGATATGGAGGCGGAAGGTAAAATGGTTGACCTGCCGACGCTCGAATTTATTCATACGCACAAAACGGGAGCGCTCATCCTTGCCTCCGTCAAAGCGGGTGCAAAACTGGGTGGTGCCGGTGGTGACGAGTTGGCGTCACTCACAAAGTATGGAACCTTTGCCGGTCTTGCCTTCCAGGTGGCTGATGATATACTTGATGTTACTGCAAGTACTGAAACACTGGGCAAAGATGCGGGCAGTGACGAAGCGAGGGGAAAGGCAACTTACCCTGCACTGCTGGGACTGAAAGAAGCAAGAGAAAGAGCTGCTGAATTGCTTGACAAGGCAGTTAGCAGCCTCAACGGTTTTGATGAAAAGGCTGATCCTTTAAGAGAGATAGCAAGATATATAGTAGATAGAAAGTCCTGA
- the dxs gene encoding 1-deoxy-D-xylulose-5-phosphate synthase — protein sequence MSERLLDSIDTPEDLRKLDRSRLPQLVEELREEIINTVSKKGGHLGSSLGVVDLTIALHYKFNTPNDRIVWDVGHQAYAHKILTGRKKAFQTLRQYKGLSGFPKRSESEYDSFDTGHSSTSISASLGMVAARDIMEKDNRVIAVIGDGSMTAGLAFEGLNHAGHIDKNLIVILNDNEMSISENVGALSSYLSKMMTGVLYTRVRRETEHLFSHLPGGDSMLKFAKKLEESLKGLVVPGMLFEDLGFKYVGPIDGHNMESLFENLKNIKNVDGPILFHILTRKGKGYKPAEDNPAAFHGVGPFDIETGKVKSSGGGPPSYTNVFGDTIIRLAEKNEKVVGITAAMAAGTGMSKFAERFPNRYFDVGIAEQHAVTFAAGMATEGFVPIVAIYSTFMQRAYDQVVHDVALQKLPVVFALDRGGIVGADGPTHHGLFDYSFMRHVPNMVVMAPKDEQELRSLLKTATECGKPASVRYPRGAGYGVDISREISSIEVGKGELLREGNDLTIVAIGSTVYPAIEAAEKLEREGINAEVINARFVKPLDEDLILTSVKKTGYLITVEENALQGGFGSAVMELLEEKGMLADIKVKRLGVPDGFVEHGPQDVLRSVVGIDSEGIAKAAVQLAGKSATPGVRAKRKIA from the coding sequence ATGTCTGAAAGACTGCTCGATAGTATAGATACACCGGAAGATTTAAGAAAGCTCGACAGATCCCGGCTGCCTCAACTGGTTGAGGAACTGAGGGAGGAGATAATAAATACGGTCTCAAAAAAAGGGGGGCACCTGGGGTCAAGCCTCGGTGTTGTCGATCTTACCATCGCCCTTCATTACAAATTCAACACGCCTAATGACAGGATAGTCTGGGACGTGGGTCACCAGGCCTATGCCCACAAAATTCTGACGGGAAGAAAAAAAGCATTTCAAACACTGAGGCAATACAAGGGACTCAGCGGTTTTCCCAAGCGCAGTGAAAGCGAGTATGATTCCTTTGATACGGGGCACAGTTCAACCTCCATATCGGCTTCGCTGGGCATGGTGGCCGCCCGCGATATTATGGAAAAAGACAACAGGGTTATAGCCGTTATCGGTGACGGGTCCATGACGGCGGGACTTGCTTTTGAGGGTCTCAACCATGCGGGGCATATCGATAAAAACCTCATCGTTATTCTTAACGACAATGAAATGTCTATTTCTGAAAATGTGGGAGCCCTTTCGTCATATTTGAGCAAGATGATGACCGGTGTGCTCTATACGAGGGTTAGAAGAGAGACGGAACACCTCTTTTCACATCTTCCCGGTGGTGACTCTATGCTTAAGTTTGCCAAGAAACTGGAAGAATCTCTGAAAGGACTCGTCGTTCCGGGAATGCTTTTTGAGGACCTCGGTTTCAAATATGTCGGCCCCATTGACGGCCATAATATGGAAAGCCTCTTTGAAAACCTTAAAAATATTAAAAATGTGGACGGCCCCATCCTTTTCCATATTCTTACCAGGAAAGGTAAGGGCTATAAGCCTGCCGAAGATAATCCGGCCGCTTTTCATGGCGTTGGTCCCTTCGATATTGAAACAGGCAAGGTAAAGAGCAGTGGCGGCGGACCTCCTTCCTACACAAATGTCTTTGGTGATACCATCATCAGGCTGGCCGAGAAGAATGAAAAGGTTGTCGGTATTACGGCAGCCATGGCCGCGGGAACGGGTATGAGTAAATTTGCCGAAAGATTTCCCAACCGCTATTTCGATGTAGGTATTGCAGAGCAGCATGCCGTTACCTTTGCCGCAGGTATGGCGACGGAAGGTTTTGTACCCATCGTGGCCATCTATTCAACTTTTATGCAAAGAGCCTATGACCAGGTTGTTCATGACGTGGCCCTTCAGAAGCTGCCTGTTGTCTTTGCCCTGGACAGGGGAGGAATTGTCGGTGCCGACGGACCAACCCACCACGGACTTTTTGATTACTCTTTCATGCGCCACGTTCCCAATATGGTGGTTATGGCGCCCAAAGATGAACAAGAATTGAGGAGTCTCCTCAAAACGGCTACCGAATGCGGCAAACCGGCCTCTGTCAGGTATCCCAGGGGCGCAGGCTATGGCGTCGACATTTCCCGTGAAATCAGCTCCATTGAAGTAGGGAAGGGTGAGCTTTTACGAGAAGGAAATGACCTTACCATCGTCGCTATTGGCTCTACCGTCTATCCTGCCATTGAAGCGGCTGAAAAGCTGGAAAGAGAAGGAATCAATGCTGAAGTTATTAATGCACGCTTTGTAAAACCTCTCGATGAAGACCTCATTCTCACATCTGTAAAAAAGACGGGCTATCTCATTACTGTTGAAGAGAATGCTTTGCAGGGTGGTTTCGGAAGTGCTGTCATGGAACTTCTCGAAGAGAAGGGCATGCTTGCCGATATTAAGGTGAAAAGGCTCGGTGTTCCCGACGGTTTTGTCGAGCATGGCCCGCAGGATGTACTGAGAAGTGTCGTCGGTATTGATAGTGAAGGGATTGCAAAAGCCGCTGTTCAATTGGCGGGTAAAAGCGCAACTCCCGGGGTAAGGGCAAAGCGGAAAATCGCCTGA
- a CDS encoding TlyA family RNA methyltransferase, with amino-acid sequence MSKIKKERIDKLLLERGFAESREKAKALIMAGRIVVNDKRADKAGEVVPFDAEIRIKGEAMPYVSRGGLKLQEAINHFNIDVKGLVALDIGASTGGFTDCLLQHDVERVYAIDVGYGQMDLKVKNDRRVISMERKNIRHMVQEDIPEKADIAVMDLSFISLAKVIPHVIPLLKEDSRIVALIKPQFEVGKGEVGKGGIVRDEAKIDKVIREISDFMADSGLNVIGITPSPILGAKGNREFLIYMLKKS; translated from the coding sequence ATGAGTAAAATCAAAAAAGAAAGAATCGATAAACTCCTTCTTGAAAGAGGATTTGCTGAATCGAGAGAGAAGGCGAAGGCCCTTATTATGGCGGGCCGGATCGTTGTTAATGACAAGCGGGCAGACAAGGCCGGTGAAGTGGTTCCCTTTGATGCAGAGATAAGGATTAAAGGGGAAGCCATGCCCTATGTGAGTCGTGGCGGCCTCAAACTGCAGGAGGCAATCAATCACTTCAATATTGATGTAAAGGGGCTTGTCGCTCTCGATATCGGGGCGTCCACAGGGGGCTTTACTGACTGTCTTCTTCAGCATGATGTGGAAAGGGTCTATGCTATCGATGTAGGGTACGGGCAGATGGACCTTAAGGTAAAGAATGATCGCCGTGTTATTTCCATGGAGCGGAAAAATATTCGCCATATGGTTCAGGAAGATATTCCGGAAAAGGCGGATATCGCCGTTATGGATCTCTCTTTTATTTCGCTTGCCAAAGTTATTCCTCATGTTATTCCCCTCTTAAAGGAAGACAGCCGTATTGTAGCGCTTATTAAACCCCAGTTTGAAGTGGGCAAAGGAGAAGTGGGTAAAGGGGGGATCGTAAGGGATGAAGCTAAAATAGATAAGGTAATTCGGGAAATAAGCGACTTCATGGCTGATTCAGGCCTCAATGTTATTGGCATTACACCCTCTCCCATCCTTGGCGCTAAGGGGAACAGGGAATTCCTCATTTATATGTTAAAAAAATCATAA